The Rhodopirellula halodulae genome includes the window CCCGGTGCGTCGTAAGCTCCTGCAAAGCAAGCCAACAACACCGCGATCGAAGCTCCGCTGGGTGACCGTTGAAGCAACGATGCGTTTTGATTGTCCAGGAATGCTTCCACCGACCATTGGGCTCGATCGGTGGGCGAGCCATCAGCGTCGGTCGTCTTCAGCAGTTCCAGTCGGTCGATCTGGCCGTGCCCCGCATAGACCCAAAAGCGTGCTCCGCTGCGATAACGCTGCATCACCGCATCGGTGAACGAGCCTCCGGATGGATAGAACGGATGGTTGGGGCTGGCGTAGGCGATTTGTGGTTTGGCATCCGCGGGGAGCACCGTGGTGATCACGCCTCGAGTGATGGATTCAATCGCGGTGTCCACCATCGCTCCGAACCCGCCGACTCCACCGGTCAACTGAAACGAGCGTCGCCACAAACCAAAATCGTTCGAGGTTTCGTACGCCTCGATTCGCGTGACCAAATTGATGAGTTGCTCAGACGTTCGAACTGGCAAACGTCCCACCGCTGCGTCATTGATTTTGTCGTTGTCGCGGTCACCGTAAGGCAAGTCGGACGGGAGCGTGGTGGTGGAACCGTAGCGTGAGGTCACCGGTGCCGGCAGCATCCACGTTGGGATCTCGTGTGGTTGATCGCGACGCGTGTCGAAGTCGGGTGTGTCGCCCACCAGAAAGATGTATCGGGTGTCTGCTTCACCCGCGTTCCAAATGGCCTGATGGGTTTCGGTGGGACTGTTGGCCGGGCGGGCAATCGCGATGCTCAGTCCTTCCGCGGAACGCATGGTGATCCACGGTTGCAGAGCGGGTTCCCAATCGGGATTCACTACCACCACAACGTCCGCAGCCGATACCGAGGCCGTATGCAACGGACTGCACAGGACGCCGGCGGAAAGAAAGAAAAGGCAGGAAATCGCGTGAAGACTCATGGCATTTCATCCGTTGAAATGGAGCGGACCGAGACCTCCATCATGCATCATCGAGCGATGCATCGGAAGCTGAATCTTCCAGTCCTACGCCCGCCAGTTCGCCTCGGTAGCGGCAGGATTCCAAAAATGACTCGAGCAGCACCTGTGCGGCGACCGCGTCGACCCGCTGTTTGGTCTTCTTTCGAGTGGTTTTGCTTTGGCGAATTTTCGCGTTGGCGGCGACGGTTGTGAAACGCTCGTCGAACAGACGAGTGGGCAGCCCGGTGGTTTCGTGCAGCCATTTTGCAAATTCGCGGCTCTGTTTGCTCTTGTCGCTTTCGCCCCCGTCGCAGTGGATCGGCAGCCCAACCACCCAGGCGGCGATCCGCTCGGAACGAGCTAGATCCGCGAAATACTGTGCGTCCTTGTCCGGTGTGCTGACAGGGCGGATCTCCAGCGGGCTTGCCAGGATCCAATCGGGATCACAAATCGCGATGCCAATTCGAACGGTCCCAAAATCCACGGCAGCCAGCCGTCCTTCTGTTGGGAATCCATCGTTGGGAGCGTCTTGGGTGGGCATGGGCAGAGTCAGCGACGGGTTGAGCAACGGGTGAGCGATCAAGAAACGAAAAAAGCTTCACCCGCCAAGTTTGACCTCGGCGAGTGAAGCTGTTGATTCTATCGCAATGCGACTGTTAAGCATTCCCGGGCATCAGTGGGGCCGTGGCCGTCGATGACTCCGCGAACGGGTTTCGCTGGATCGGAACGGATCAGAACGAGTCGGCTTCGATCGTTTCCCGCATGGCCGCGGTGCCGAGTGCACCCCATATGCCGTAGGGACTCTCGATACCGGGCTGGTCAATGAAGCCGTTCTGGTTGCCCGACTCGATCGAGTCGGTGATGAACCGAACCGCTCCGTCCCCCAGCAAAACATGAACACCGCCAGGGTGGCGGCTGCCGGCTGTGTGAGTTCCCTCACGGCCGTCCGAGTTGTGGGACTGGCAACTCTCTTTGTTTGGCGGACGAATGGTATTGATTCCGGTGTACATCCCGAGGGCACACATCCAACGATGGCCACGGTTCCATTGATCCGCTCGCCCGTAATTCAAGTTCGCAGAAGGAAGATAGAACTGAGGACGTTGAGGATCGATCGCGTTGGTGGTGCACTTTGCGTGAGTCGGGTTTGTGAAGACATCGCCGTTGTCGATGAAGACCGGCTGCGCGATGATTTCGCGATTACCGGCGTCGGTGCAGAGTTCGCCCATCATGATGGTGTTCGACAATCCATCGAGTACATCTCTAAAGGCGGTTGCTCGACGATTCTTGAACATTCCGCGAAGGTATTGATTGGCCGCGGTCGGATTGCCATCCGTGCCGTTGTCGTTGATGCCTCCGCGGTCAGTCCAGTTGATTCCGTCGCCCATGCATGCCCCGTAATTGTTCATGCCGAACTGACCCGCCGATGCAACGGTCGGATCGCTGGGGCAGCGGAAAGTCCCGACGGTCGTTCGCCACGGATCGTAGCCGGTGTTCCAAGGTGCTGGTCCCATGGCGGGATAGTTGGTCCCGTTGGACGACACATACGGATTGCTAATTTGTTCCCACAGAGCCTGCTGCTCAATGAACGGCGTCATGGGAACCAGGATGCTAAGCATCAACCAGTTGTCAGGACCATTGGCAACGTGTGCAGTCCCGCCGGCGTGCTGAGGCAAGCGGTTGTAGGCCGAATGGTAATTGTGAAGGGCGAGGCCCATCTGTTTCATGTTGTTGCTGCACTGCATTCGCCGTGCGGCTTCTCGTGCAGCTTGGACTGCCGGCAACAGCAATCCAACCAGCACGCCAATGATGGCGATGACCACGAGCAACTCGACCAGAGTGAACCCGCGATGCGAAAGTCTAGGTCTCATCGTGAACTCTTTGAAAAGGGAATGAAAAGGGAGACGGAGAAAGAAGTCAGGATCAGGTGCATCCTGCTTTGGAGACATTTTGCGTGGTAAAAAATCGTATTTGAATTTGGCTTATTGCCGATCTTTCATAGACGGTTGGCTGTAGTGTTCTTGCTGAGCCTGTTGTTCTTCCTCAGTCATTGGGGGAGGTGGGGCGGTTGTGGTGACCGATGTGTCAGCGCCGCATCCCGCGAGGACTGCCGTGAATAACAGCGTGGAGAGCAATGTTTTTGTTGGTTTCATGGATTTTTGCGTCTTGAATGGAGAACCGTGGACGGCGAAAAGTGAGTGCTGGTGGCAGCGTTGAATGGGGATGACGCTAATTTAATCTAGGTTTCCCTTAACTTGCGTCAGCGGATAAATATCTTAGTCTATGTCGTTCTCTGAAATGATCAATAACAGGATGGTTGTGTTTTTTTACGGTGTGGTTGACGGCGAAGCGAAGAAGGTGATGCGGTGAACCGAAATCAGGGCCGAGCAAATCAGCAAGGCAAACAGCCCAATCAGCAGGAGCGTGAAACGAACTCGGGCGGTCGCAAACGAGTTGTTTGGTGGTTGTCGGCGCTTTTGTTGCTCGTTGCTGGAGTCTCCGTCACGCGGGTTTGGTGGCGGCAATCCCGCGAGGATCAATTTCGTGAGTCAATCAAGATCGCCAGCGAGAACCAACGCTGGGGACGAGTTGCCGCGGTCGCCAGCATGTGGCGTGAGTATCTGCCCGATGACCCCGAGGCTAACTATGCCGCGGGGCTGGCCGCATGGATGCGAGGTGACGAAGCGACGGCTGTTCAGATGATGGAAGCCATTGATGAAGATCACCCCGTGTTTGCGCAGCGATGCGTTCTTTTGGCAAAGATCCGTTCCAGCGAAAAGCATCTACCAGCGGAGCCCATCGAGTTGCTGCAGAAAGCCATTCAGCTTGATCCGACCGTTGTTGAACCGCGTCGCTTATTGCTCCGCCAGTACGGATTGACGTTGCAGCACGACAAGGTTGCATCGATCGTCGATAACGCAATCAAAGCGGAAGCGGATGCTCCGGCCATGTACGTGTATTTGATGGCACCATCCATCGTGACCTACAGCGATGGCGAATCGTTGGCAAGCAGTTGGGCGGCCATTGCGAGGCACGCTGGGAACGCGGACGAAGCACGCGACTACGAAGTGATCGCCTACTGTCACGCGGCGCAGGCCAATCGATTGAATGAAACCGAATTGGAAACAACTCGCGAACAGTTCGACTCTGGCGGAAAGGCTTTGGATGACCGTTTGGATCAATTGTCAGAAAAGTATCCAACGCATGTGGAATTGATTCTCGAGCAAATTCGCCGGGCTTGGGTCAATGGTGACTCGCAGGCAATGCGACGCTGGTTGTCTCAGGTGCCCGCTTCCGAATTCGATG containing:
- a CDS encoding C25 family cysteine peptidase; this encodes MSLHAISCLFFLSAGVLCSPLHTASVSAADVVVVVNPDWEPALQPWITMRSAEGLSIAIARPANSPTETHQAIWNAGEADTRYIFLVGDTPDFDTRRDQPHEIPTWMLPAPVTSRYGSTTTLPSDLPYGDRDNDKINDAAVGRLPVRTSEQLINLVTRIEAYETSNDFGLWRRSFQLTGGVGGFGAMVDTAIESITRGVITTVLPADAKPQIAYASPNHPFYPSGGSFTDAVMQRYRSGARFWVYAGHGQIDRLELLKTTDADGSPTDRAQWSVEAFLDNQNASLLQRSPSGASIAVLLACFAGAYDAPGDCLAERMLLANGGPIAVIASSRLSMPYGNACMGLGLLQSVYAGGDQNTGCSRIGDAMLHAAQTMQSQQAAQRSSMRIMVDSLASMLSPDGNDLKQERLEHAALYQLLGDPTLRLHPPQPLELQVDSSNSQQTASQEAPTPDRQTPSKKTRTISIAVTSPIAGTLIVAVDRPLTAITEAPSGATPDHDAHGTTITEQKLEVSAGQRVLQTLTLPLGESGPLIIRGFVHGKTGWASAAQRTSLPD
- the ruvX gene encoding Holliday junction resolvase RuvX; the protein is MPTQDAPNDGFPTEGRLAAVDFGTVRIGIAICDPDWILASPLEIRPVSTPDKDAQYFADLARSERIAAWVVGLPIHCDGGESDKSKQSREFAKWLHETTGLPTRLFDERFTTVAANAKIRQSKTTRKKTKQRVDAVAAQVLLESFLESCRYRGELAGVGLEDSASDASLDDA
- a CDS encoding DUF1559 domain-containing protein: MRPRLSHRGFTLVELLVVIAIIGVLVGLLLPAVQAAREAARRMQCSNNMKQMGLALHNYHSAYNRLPQHAGGTAHVANGPDNWLMLSILVPMTPFIEQQALWEQISNPYVSSNGTNYPAMGPAPWNTGYDPWRTTVGTFRCPSDPTVASAGQFGMNNYGACMGDGINWTDRGGINDNGTDGNPTAANQYLRGMFKNRRATAFRDVLDGLSNTIMMGELCTDAGNREIIAQPVFIDNGDVFTNPTHAKCTTNAIDPQRPQFYLPSANLNYGRADQWNRGHRWMCALGMYTGINTIRPPNKESCQSHNSDGREGTHTAGSRHPGGVHVLLGDGAVRFITDSIESGNQNGFIDQPGIESPYGIWGALGTAAMRETIEADSF
- a CDS encoding tetratricopeptide repeat protein encodes the protein MNRNQGRANQQGKQPNQQERETNSGGRKRVVWWLSALLLLVAGVSVTRVWWRQSREDQFRESIKIASENQRWGRVAAVASMWREYLPDDPEANYAAGLAAWMRGDEATAVQMMEAIDEDHPVFAQRCVLLAKIRSSEKHLPAEPIELLQKAIQLDPTVVEPRRLLLRQYGLTLQHDKVASIVDNAIKAEADAPAMYVYLMAPSIVTYSDGESLASSWAAIARHAGNADEARDYEVIAYCHAAQANRLNETELETTREQFDSGGKALDDRLDQLSEKYPTHVELILEQIRRAWVNGDSQAMRRWLSQVPASEFDDPRPWRWKGAMHVMQEEWHEAEVALRATVERNPYDWIALHQLGNVMARQGKTEESQRFLTRGALGNQVRREIVDLSHINQLTPSLLAKMQRYADLAGQPHVAERLAKLLERVSP